In Monodelphis domestica isolate mMonDom1 chromosome 3, mMonDom1.pri, whole genome shotgun sequence, the following proteins share a genomic window:
- the LOC100012932 gene encoding olfactory receptor 7C1 yields MEPENQTYLSGFLLLGISEKEEQQMPLFGLFLGMYLVTVFGNVLIMLAIGSDSHLHTPMYFFLSNLSLVDLCLVTTLVPKMLVNMLTHNKAISYAGCFAQMYFFMNFACSDNLLLTVMAYDRFVAICHPLHYVTLMSPRICSLLILISWTISILYSIFQIVMMMRLSFCTKREISHFFCELSEVIRISCSDTLINNIVVYFATGLLGVLPLTGILFSYSQICSSILKVPSPGGKYKAFSTCGSHLSVVSLFYGTGLGVYLSSATTHYSRNISIASVMYSVVTPMLNPFIYSLRNKDIKDALKRIINRTASP; encoded by the coding sequence ATGGAACCAGAAAACCAAACATACCTGTCAGGGTTTCTCCTCCTGGGaatttctgagaaggaagaacagcaGATGCCCCTCTTTGGGCTCTTCCTGGGCATGTACTTGGTCACTGTGTTTGGGAATGTTCTCATCATGCTGGCCATTGGCTCAGACTCCCATCTCCACACCCCAATGTACTTCTTTCTCTCCAATCTGTCCCTGGTAGATCTATGTCTAGTTACTACCTTGGTACCCAAGATGCTGGTGAACATGTTAACACACAATAAGGCCATCTCATATGCTGGATGCTTTGCTCAGATGTACTTCTTTATGAATTTTGCTTGTTCAGACAATTTACTCCTTACTGTCATGGCCTATGACCGCTTTGTGGCCATCTGTCACCCTCTACACTATGTCACTCTGATGAGTCCACGCATTTGTAGCCTACTGATTCTGATCTCATGGACTATAAGTATTCTATACTCCATTTTTCAAATTGTAATGATGATGAGACTGTCTTTCTGCACAAAACGTGAAATTTCCCACTTTTTCTGTGAGCTTAGTGAAGTTATAAGGATTTCCTGTTCTGACACCCTCATCAATAACATAGTAGTATATTTTGCAACTGGTCTCCTGGGTGTTCTCCCCCTCACAGGGATCCTTTTCTCTTACTCTCAGATCTGCTCCTCAATATTAAAAGTACCATCACcgggaggaaaatataaagcctTTTCTACCTGTGGGTCTCACCTCTCTGTTGTTTCATTATTCTATGGGACAGGTCTTGGAGTTTATCTGAGTTCTGCAACTACCCACTACTCTAGGAATATCTCAATTGCCTCAGTGATGTATTCTGTGGTAACCCCAATGTTGAACCCCTTCATTTATAGCCTGAGAAACAAGGATATAAAGGATGCTCTGAAGAGGATCATTAACAGAACAGCATCCCCTTAA
- the LOC100012973 gene encoding olfactory receptor 7C1 — protein MEPENQTYLSGFLLLGISEKEEQQIPLFGLFLGMYLVTVFGNALIMLAIGSDSHLHTPMYFFLSNLSLVDLCLVTTLVPKMLVNMLTQNKVISYAECFSQMYFFMIFACSDNLLLTVMAYDRFVAICHPLHYVTLMSPRICSLLILISWSISILNSIFQILMMLRLSFCTKREISHFFCDLSEVMKISCSDTLINTIEVYFATGLLGVLPLTGILFSYSQICSSILKVPSPGGKYKAFSTCGSHLSVVSLFYGTGLGVYLSSATTHSSRNISIASVMYSVVTPMLNPFIYSLRNKDIKDALKRIISRTASS, from the coding sequence ATGGAACCAGAAAACCAAACATACCTGTCAGGATTTCTCCTCCTGGGaatttctgagaaggaagaacagcaAATACCCCTCTTTGGGCTCTTCCTGGGCATGTACTTGGTCACTGTGTTTGGGAATGCTCTCATCATGCTGGCCATTGGCTCAGACTCCCACCTCCATACCCCAATGTACTTCTTTCTCTCCAATCTGTCCCTGGTAGATCTCTGTCTAGTTACTACCTTGGTACCCAAGATGCTGGTGAACATGCTAACACAAAATAAGGTTATCTCATATGCTGAGTGCTTTTCTCAGATGTACTTCTTTATGATTTTTGCTTGTTCAGACAATTTACTCCTTACTGTCATGGCCTATGACCGCTTTGTGGCCATCTGTCACCCTCTACACTATGTCACTCTGATGAGTCCACGCATTTGTAGCCTACTGATTCTGATCTCATGGTCTATAAGTATTCTAAattccattttccaaattttaatgATGTTGAGGTTGTCTTTCTGCACAAAACGTGAAATTTCCCACTTTTTCTGTGATCTTAGTGAAGTTATGAAGATTTCTTGTTCTGACACCCTCATTAATACCATAGAAGTATATTTTGCAACTGGTCTCCTGGGTGTTCTCCCCCTCACAGGGATCCTTTTCTCTTACTCTCAGATATGCTCCTCAATATTAAAAGTACCATCACcgggaggaaaatataaagcctTTTCTACCTGTGGGTCTCACCTCTCTGTTGTTTCATTATTCTATGGGACAGGTCTTGGAGTTTATCTGAGTTCTGCAACTACCCACTCCTCTAGGAATATCTCAATTGCCTCAGTGATGTATTCTGTGGTAACCCCCATGCTGAACCCCTTCATTTACAGCCTGAGAAACAAGGATATAAAGGATGCTCTGAAGAGGATCATTAGCAGAACAGCATCCTCTTAG